The genomic window GCGGCATGGCGGTCGCCTATCACCGGCGGCCGGTGATGTACGCGGCGGATTCCGCCGCCGCCGCACTGACGAAAGTCGGCGCCGGGGTCACCCTGCTGGGCTACTACATGTATCACGGCGGCACGAACCCGCCGGCGGCTGGGCCGCTGCATGAATCGTTCACCGGCTGGAATGCGTACAACGAACTCGAGACCAAGTCGTACGATTACCAGGCGGCGCTCGGTGAGTTCGGCCAGGTGCGCGACACGTACCGCGCGATGAAGCTCGTGCACCTGTTCCTCCATGACTTCGGCGTAACGCTCGCTCCCATGACTGCCTACTTCCCGACGGAGCGGCCGCGCAGCCTCGATGATGCCATCACCCCGCGCGCGGCGCTGCGCTCGGATGGGCGCACCGGGTTCGTTTTCATCAACAACCACCAGCGCAACCATCCGCTGCGGGCCCACCCGGACTTTCAGGTCAGGGTGAAGCTCGCAGGCGGAATCGTGACGCTGCCGCAGGCGCCCATCACACTGCCCAGCGGCGTGTACACGCACTGGCCGGTCAACCTCCCGCTGGGCGCAGGCACCCTGCGCGCGGGCACCGCACAATTGCTCTGCCGGCTGGCCGATCCTGCGGTCTACGTGTTTGCGGCGCAGCCCGGGATTCCGGTGGAACTCCTGCTGGAGACGCCCGTCGGCGTCACGCTCGAGGCCGGCGGCGCGCGCGTCCAGCGGGTCGCGGGCGGCGTGTTGGTGACGGAGATCGTGCCGGGCCGGGAGCCGGCGGTGTCGCTGCGCGACGCGACGGGGCGCACGACGCATCTGCTGGTGCTGCCGCTCGCGGATGCGATGAACCTTTGGAAACTGCGCGTGGCGGGGCGGGAGCGATTGCTGATTTCCGAGGGCGCGTTGCAGCCGCTCGCTGACGGCCTCGCGGTGGAAGCTGAGACCGTGCCCGCCACGCGCGTCGCGGTCTTTCCGGCGCTGGACACCGCGGCCGCGCCGGTGCGGGCGAAGACGGGCTGGTTTACCGAGTACGCTCCGTCGGTCACACCGCGCGCCGACGTGCTGGCAACCGTCCGGCAGGAACGCGCGGCCGGCGAGGTTCCACCCGTGCGGCTGAATCCCGATCCGAAACGGCCGGTGGCGCTGCAGCCAACCGACGACGATTTCGCGCGCGCGGCGGTCTGGCGCCTCGAGTTGCCGGCCGCGCTGCAGGCGGGGGACGCACCCGCCCTGCTGCGCATCCGCTATCGCGGTGACGTTGCCCGGGTCTACGCGGGCGACCGGTTGCTCACGGACAACTTCTACAAGGGGACGCCGTTTGAGATCGGGCTCTGGCGGCTGACGCCCGAGGAGCGCAAGGCCGGCCTGACGCTGAAGGTCCTGCCGCTGCGCCGCGACGCGCCCGTGTACATCCCGCGCGAGGCGCGTCCCACGTATGACGCCCACGACCAGGCCGTATCACTCGACGCCGTCGAGATCGTCTGGCGGCACGAAGCGACCCTCCGCTGAGGGCGCAAAGAAGTGTCACGTATTACGTGACACTTTTGGCGGTGCTCAGAGGGAGCCGGACGGAAAAGTGTCACGTAATACGTGACACTTTTGCGGAGGCTCAGAACTCGAACGTGGTGGAGAATTTCACGTTCGTGCCCGGCGCGGTGGTGATGCCGGTGCCGGAGACGCGACCGCCAGCGACGGAGATGTAGCCCTTGTCGTCGAACGGATTGTCGATCGTGAGCCGGAAAAAGTACTTCTCGTGCCAACGATACGAGGCGCCGAGGGTGATCGCGTACATTGGCTTCAGGTAGAAGCTGGTTTGGCCGACGACGTTGGCGGCAGTGAAGTTGACCGGCGTGTCTCCGGCGCGCTTGCCCGTGCAGTTCACGCCCGCGCTGAGGGCGAGGCCCTTGAGGCCGCCGTCGGTGTAGCGGTAGTTCAGGAGCAGGGCGGCGAGGTTGTCGGCGACGCCCCGGACGTTGCGGCCAAGCGAATCACGCATGCGCAGATGCGAGTAGGTCGCCACGGCGGAGAGGTGCGGGGTCAGGCTGCCGATCAGCTCGAACTCGAAACCCTCGTTGCCGTAGTCGGCGATCAGCTGCTCGGGCGCCGCCGGGTCGGTCTGGTGGTCGGGGTTCGGGATCGTGACGTTGGTCTGGGTGATCTCGAAGTAGGCGCCGTTGAAGGATAGCCGCTGGTTGAGAAACTCGGACTTGAAGCCGTACTCGTCCTGTTTGCCGTCGCGCCAGAGCGGCAGGTTGTTGGCGATGGTGGGCGAGGAGTTGGAGGAGTGGCTGTAGTACACCGAGACATTGGGCAGCACCTTCACGAGCGCACCGACGGAGCTCATGTTCTTGCCGTCGTCGAGGACGCTGGGGGCCGAGTTGGTCAGCGCGTTCTGGCCGGTGGTCTTGGTGTTGAAGCGCAGCACGCCGGCGGTGAGGAACAGCCGGTCCTTGAAGAGGCCGACGCGCTCGTTGACGTAGAGCTGCCAGTTCGTGAACGAGCTCTTGTTGAACGTGTTCAGCGCCGAGCCGTAGACCGGATTGTATCGGGCATCCGGATGCGCGAGATCGATGGCGGGCAGGGTGCCGTTCTTGCCATGCGTGTAGCCGGTCTGCCGCGAGTAGGCCACGCCCGCGACGGTCTGGGTGCTGAAGAACGGGAACGTGTAGCTGCCGACGATATCGGCCTGCGCGTTGGCGGTCTTGCGGCGCGACCACTGGGCGTCGGCCCGGACGGGGATGGCGTTCGGGTTGAAGAACGCGGAGTAGGTCGGGACGTACTTGTTGGTGGCAGCGTCGAGCGCCCAGGTCTGGTTCTGCGTCAGCTCGCCGGTGTACGGGTTGTAGCGGTTGGTCAGGCTAGGCGTGGAAAGAAACTCCTGCTCCGAGTCCTCGAAATAGTAGCGGCCGTTGGCGGCGAAGCGGAGGCTGATGTTCTGGTTTACGCTCGTGGTGAGCTGGGTGAACAGGTCGGCGGTGTGCGTGCCGACGTGGCTCCAGGGCTGGATGCCGTTGAGGCCGCGCTTCGAGATTCCCGGGGCGAGGCCGGGATCGTCGGTCGCCGCCGTCACAGACGGATCGATGATCAGGAGCGGCTCGCGGAAGATCCAGTGTTCGGCGGCGATGAGCTTCACCTGCAGCTGTGTGCGGTCGGAGAGGCGCCACGCAAACATGGGGGCGAGGACCTTGCCGCGGAGGCGGGCCTCCTCATCCCAGTAGCGGCGCGAGTCCTGCAGGGAGCCGATCACGCGGTAGGCGAACGCGCTGCCCGGCGCGAACGGCCCCGTCGCGTCGAGCGATACCTTCTGGGCGTCGTAGAGGCCGATGAGGCCGGTGACGCTGCGCTTCTGACGGTAGAGCGGAGACTTGGTGATGACGTTGATCGCGCCGCCGGGAGCACCGGACGGGGAGAGAATGGCATTGGGGCCCTTGGCCACCTCGATGCGGTCGACCACGGCCTCGTCGATGTTGTCGGCGTCGGCGGGCTGCAGGAAGTTGTCGACCGTGCGCTGTCCGTTGCTTTCGAAGCCGCGGAGAATCATCCGATCCTGAAACTGCATGCCGCGACCGTCCTGCACGCCGGAGACATAGCGCGCGGCGTCAAAGATGCGCGAGGGCGCCAGATCGTCGATCATGTCGCGGGTCACCACGGAGATGGAACTCGGGGTGTCGAGGAGCGGGGCGCGGACGCGCACGGCGGAGATGGCGTCGGCCGCGCGGTAGCGATCGGCGGTCGAGCCGGAGACGGTGAACTGGGAGAGGGTCACGATCTCGTCGTCGCTGGCGGCGGGAACGCGGGTGGCGGCGCCGGGAGGGGCGGCTTGGGCGGAGAGGGCGTTCGCGCCGAAGGCGGCGAGCAGTCCCGTGAGAATAATGCAGTGGCAACGCACCGTACGGTGCAGGGTGTTTTTCATTCGGGGTGAGGAGGTTTGCTGCCGGTGGTAGCCGGCCACCCTCACGACGCGCGACGCCGCCGAATGGGGGATCGGGGGGAGTGAAAGTGAGAGTGAGGGTGGCCCCAGAGGGGGAGTGAAAGTGAGGGCACCTCTTACTCTTCCTCCTACTCTTTCTCTTACTCTCGCGCTCGCTCTTGCTTTCGTTCTGCCGCGTAGCGGCAGCGATGGGGTGTGCTGACGCCGCGTTCGAATACGAGAGAAAGAGGAAGAGTAAGGGAAAGAGGCGGTTCGGGTTGGACCACTCGCGGGGCCGTGGCCCTCAGCGAGGCCTAGAAGTCCACCGAGGTGGAGAGGCGGAGGTTGCGTCCGGGGGCGGTGGAGAGCCCCGTGCCGCTGACGCGACCACCGGCGGGCCGGAGCCGGTTCCGCTCGTCGAGGAAATTGTCGATCGTGAGCCGCAGGAGCCAGTTGCCGTGGCGGCACGAAAGGCCGGCGTTGGTGGTGACGTACGCCGGGATCATGAAGCTGTGGCGCGTCGGAACGCCGAGCGGGGTGAAGTCGACGGTGGGCGTGTCGCCCGGCCGCTCGCCGGCGTACGTGGCACCGCCGAAGACCGACCAGCGCAGGTGCGGATTGAGCTGGAAGCGGTAATTCAGGAGCAGCGCAGAGTTGCGGTCGGCCACGGCGCGGACGCGGCGCCCGAGCGAATCGCGCAGGTGGAGCTGCGTGTACGTCGCGATCACGGAGAGGTTGGTGGTCAGCCCGCCGGTGAGTTCGACCTCGAAGCCGTGGTCGCGCAGGTCGGAGATCAACTGCCACGGCGCGGAGAGGTCGGTCTGGTGATCAGGATTGGGCACCACCACGCGGGTTTGGCGGATGCTGAAGCGCGCCAGGGTGAGGGAGAGGCGCTCTTTGAAAAACTCGGCCTTCGCACCGAACTCGTCCTGCACGCCGTCGCGCCACAGCGGCAGGTCGTTCGCGATGACCGGCGTCGAGTTGGTCGAGTGTGTGTAGTACAGCGAAAGGCTGGGCGCGGGCTTCACCAGCACACTCGCGAGCCAGAGCAGCCGGCTGTCGTCGAGCACGCTGACCGCGGGGGGCGTGCCGGAGCGCTCCTCGCTCTGGTGAAAGACCTGGTAACGCAGGACGCCGCCGGTGAGCTGCACGCGTTCGTGCGCAAACGACAGCCGCTGGTTGGCGTACAGGTCGAGCGAGTTGAGCTTGCTGTGCTGGTCGCCGTAGAACGCGTCGGCCCACGTGGCATTCGCGCGCGCTCCCGGCCGCGTGAGGTCGATGGGCGGCAGGGTGCCGGTGCGCAGTTCGCCGACGTTGTCGTAGTGGCTCACGGCCAAACCGGTGACCGTCTGTGTGCTCACCCCGCCGAACTGGTGCCGCGCGGCGAGATCGGCGTGGAGGTTCGTCGTCGTGGTGACGGTCTGCTGGTTGTCGGCCCGCACCGGAATCGCCGTCGGGTCGAACAGCGGCGCGAGCGTCGCGACGTACGTCGTGCCGTTTCCGTCGAGCGCCCACGTCTGGTCCTGCGTCAGCTCACCGGTGTACGGGTTGTATCGATTCTTCAGGGACGGCGTGGCGAAGAACTCCTGCATCGAGTCCTCGTGGTAGTAGCGGGCGTTGGCGGCGACGCGGACCGCCATGTGGTCGCCGAGGCTGGAGGTCAGGAGCGCAAAGACGTCGGCCGTGCGCGTGCCCACGTGGCTCCACGGCTGCATGCCATTGCGACTGCGGTACGAAAAGCCGGGGGCGAGTGTGGGCGTGCCGGTGGCTTCGCCGACGCTTGGGTCGAGGATCAGGCCGGGCTCGCGGAACACCCAGTGCTCGGCGGCGATGAGTTTGACGGTGAACTGGGTGTGCGGCGTCGCCTGCCACGTGAGCATGGGCGCGAGGACTTTGCCGCGGAGCCGGGCGTCGTCGGCCCAGTAGCGGCGGGAGTCCTGCGCTGCGGCGATGAGACGGTATGCCAGGGCGCCGTTGCGTCCGAACGGCCCGGTGAGGTCGGCGGTCAGTTTCTGTGCGTCGAATTCGCCCGCCAGGGCGGTGATTGTGCGGCGCCGCGTGAACTGCGGGGACTTGGTGATGACGTTGATGGAGCCGCCGGGGACGCCGGCCGGAGCGAGGATCGCATTGGGCCCCTTGGAAACCTCGATGCGATCAATCGTGGCCTCGTCGAAGTTGTCGGCGCCGCTCTGGAAAAAATTGTCCACCGTGCGCCCATTGCTCTCGAAGCCGCGGATAATCTGGCGGTCGGCAAATTGGGTACCGCGGCCCTCCTCGATCCCGGCGATGAAGCGGGTGACGTCGAACAGGCGCGTCGGTGCCAGGTCGTCGATGACGTCGCGCGTCATGACCGAGATCGAACTCGGGGTGTCCAGGAGGTTGGCGCGCACGCGCACGGCGGAGACGGCGTCGGACGCACGGTAGCGGTCCACGGGCGTGCTGGAGACGGTGAACTCCGGGAGTCGCACAATCTCCGGGCCGGGTGGGCCGGTGGCCATCGGGGGAGGCGCGGGGGGCGCCACCTTGACCGGCAGGTCGGCGCGGCGGACCACGATCATGGCCCCGCTCGAGCCGTCGCGGTGGACGGTGAGCCGAGTGGACGCGAGCATGCGCTGCAGTGCGTCGGCGACGCGGTACGTGCCGTCGATGCGGACCGTGCGTTCGCCCTGCACGTTGTCGACGAGGTACACGAGCTGTTCGCCAGACTGCCGGGCGAACTCGGCGAGCGTCTGCACGGCGTCACCGGCGGGCACGTGGAATGCGCGCGACTTGCTGGAGGCCAAGGCGGAGCCGGGAACGGCGAGGAGGACGAGGGTGAGACGCAGCCAGCGGGGCCAGACGTGACCCAGAGGGGACCGCACGGAGTGGCCGGGCGCGGGACTCAGTCCCGCGGCCCTCGCGGCAGCCGCGGATGCAGCAGACGAGGCGCGTCCGACGGGCCGTGTGTCGAAGCCACGCAAGAGGAACGGCGGGTCAGCGCGCCTTGCGCAGGATGATGCGTCGGGCGTCCATGCGCTCGACCTGGATGTCGCCGGCGGCTTCGAGGAGCGTGACGAAGGTCTGGGCCTGGTCGGCGTCGAACGTGCCGCCGACGGGCCGGCTGGCGAGGGCAGGGTCGGCGAGTTCGATCTGCACGTCGCTGAAGTGGTTGAAGTGGGCGATCACCTCGGCGAGGGGCGTCTGGTTGAACTCGAGTCGCGGGGCGTGCCAGGCACCCTCCTGCGCGCGGGCGATGGCGGCGGTTTGCACGACCGGAGCCTCGCCCGGGCCGCGGTCGGTGCGGATTGTCGTCGCCTCGCCCGCTCCGAGGAGAAGGGCGGGAAATGTGGCGACGCCGACAGGCGTGGCCCGCGTGACTTCGACCCGACCTTCGGTGACGAGCACGGCGACGCGGGCGAGTTCGCGGCGGACGCCGAAGGCGGTGCCCACGGCGCGGACGGCGACCGGGCCGGCAGCGACGACGAACGGGCGGGCGGCGTCCTTGGCGACGGCGAAGTGGGCTTCGCCCCGGCGGAGCTGGACGTGCCTTTCCCCGGGAGCGAGGTCGACCTCGACGGTGCCGCCGCCCTGGAGATAGACCGTGGATCCGTCGGAGAGCGCGACCGTCCGCGGCTCGCCCTCGGCGGCGTAGACCAGCGGGGCGGAGATCGCCGACGACGGCCACGCGCGCCAGACGATTACGGCCAGGCAGGCGGCGGCGGCAAAAGCGATGAACGGCCAGAGGGGGGCGCGGCGCTTCCGCGGCCGGGCGGACTGCATTTGCTCGAGCTCGGCGAGCATCGCGGCGGCCCCGGGCGCCTCGGGCAGGCGCTGGAGCAAGTGCTGGCTCAACTCCACCTGCCGCGCGGCTTCGTCGTGTCGCGCGTCGACGGCGCGCCAGGCGGCAAACTCCGCGGCCTCGTCGGCGGTCCAGCCGGCGTCGCGCCGGGTGAGCCACGCGGCGGCTTGCTGACGGATCCTGGCGGCTTCGGCATCGGGGGCGCGCATGGTCAGTCGAGCTTGAGGTGAAGCCGGGCGCGTTCGTGCAGGATGCCGCGCGCCTCGAAGTACTCCGCGCAACGTTGCACGCCCTTGGCCATGTGCGTCTTCACCGTCTCGGTCGAGACGCCGAGGGTGTCCGCGATCTCCTGATACGAGCAACTCTTGAGGTAGCGGAGCATGATGACGTGACGGCAGCGATCGGGCAGCGCGGCGATGGCGTCGGCGAGAATCTGGAGTTCCTGGCGTTGGCTGAGTTCCTGGGCGGCGTCGGGCCGCTCTTCCACGACGTCCAGGCCGGAGGCTTGGGGGATCGGCGTGCCGTTTTCCTGGGCGCGGCGGCGGAAGAGGTCGAGTGCGACGTTGCGCGCCGCGGTGAACATGAAGGCGCGGGCGTGGCGGAGCCGGCCAGCGGCGTGCTCGTGCAGCACGCGCCGGTACGTCTCCTGGACGACGTCGTCGAAGTCACGCAGGGCGGGAAACCGCGCCTGGAGGTAGGAGCGGAGCGCGGCCTCGTGCGGCTGCACTTCGACCGTGAACCACTGGGATTGGTCTGCGTCCGTCGGGGGCATTGCGGGCGGGGTGGGAGCGCGGCACCAGTTATGCCGTTGGGTCCCGTTTACAAGTGCGATCGCGGTCAACCAATAGCCTGTGCCGCGGCCGGGGCCGGCAAAGGCTCGCCAGCGGCGGCCCGGCCCGCTCACGCTCCCGGCTGTTTTCGCCGGCTTTGCCGCCGGAATTGCCGCCACCATCCCCAATCCCGCCGCGTCCTGCGTCGTATTGATCATGCTGCCCCGCGTTCTTCTCCGCCTGCTGCCCTGGCTTGCCTTTGCCCTCGCGCCCGTGCTGGCCGCGCCGGTCGAGGCCACATTCAACGTGCGCGCGTTCGGCGCGACCGGGGACGGCCGCACGCTCGACAGCCCCGCCATCAATCGCGCGATCGAGGCTGCGGCGCAGGCGGGCGGCGGCACCGTGGTGTTCCCGGCAGGAGAATACCTCTCGTATTCGATCCGGCTGCGCAGCCACGTCGGGCTGCACCTCGGCCCGGGCGCGACGATCCTGGCGGCGGATCCGCCGGCGCCGGGCACCGAGGGCGGTTACGACGCGCCAGAGCCGAATGCGTCCACGCAATGTCAGGATTTCGGCCACTCGCACTGGCACAACAGCCTGATCTGGGGCGAAGACCTGGAAGGCGTCACTATCACGGGACCCGGCCGGATCTATGGCCGCGGCCTGAGCCGCGGCAACGGCCGCATCTCGCGCCCCGTCGGCACCCGCTACCCGCCTACCGGCGGGGCGCTCCCCGACGTGCTCGCGGCCGACGGTCCAGTCGAGTTTCCGCCCCGCCCGGACCTGAAGCCGGGACCGTTCGGATATCCGAGTGCCCGCGACAACCTGCCGGCAGGCGTGGGCAACAAGGCGATCGCGCTCAAGAACTGCCGCAACGTGGTGCTGCGGGACTTCACGATCCTGCACGGCGGTCACTTCGGGATTCTCGCGACGGGGGTCGACAACCTCACCATCGACAACCTGCTGATCGATACCAACCGCGACGGCATGGACATCGACTCCTGCAGCAATGTCAGGATCGCAAACTGCTCGGTGAACTCGCCGTGGGACGACGGCATCTGCCTCAAGGCCTCGTACGCGCTGAACCGCAACCGGCCGACGGAGAATGTCACGATCACGAACTGCTTCGTGAGCGGCTATGACGAAGGTACGCTCCTCGATGGCACGCGGCAGCGGCTCGACGCGCATCGCGGCGGACCGATCGGCCGGATCAAGCTGGGCACGGAGGCCAGCGGCGGCTTCCGCGCGATCACAATCTCGAACTGCGTCTTTGAATGCTGCCGCGGCCTCGCGCTCGAGCAGGTGGACGGCGGCGAGATGGCGGACATCACTGTCACCAACCTGGTGATGCGCGACCTCGTGAACGCCCCGGTGTTCATCCGCCTCGGCGGCCGGTTGCGCGGGCCGGACGTGAAGCAGCCGGGCACGGCGCGCCGCATCATCATCAGCAACGTGGTCGCGCACAACGTGGCTCCCGACCATGGCCTCTTCATCGCCGGTGTGCCCGGGCACCGGGTGGAGGACGTCTCGCTGTCCAACATCCACATCACGTATCGCGGTGGCGGCACGGCGGAGCAGGCGCGGCGGGACGTGCCGGAGCTCGAGCGCGGGTATCCCGAGCCCGAGCTGTTCGGCGTGCTGCCGAGCTGGGGGCTGTTCGCCCGGCACGTGGCGAACTTCACGCTGCGCGACGTGAAATTTGAGCTCCTGCAGCCGGACGCCCGCCCGGCGGCGCGGCTCGACGACGTGGTGGGTGCGCGGTTCGTGCGCGTGGAACTGCCCGCGGGCGGCCCCACTGCGCCCTGGGCGATCGTCAACTCGGCGGCCCTGCGCGTGCAGGAGACGACCGGTCTCGCGGACGGATCCCTCGCGACGAAACCCTGATGCCTTTACCGGACATGAAATCGAAGCTGCCCCTCCTGCTCCTTGGTCTACTCTCCTGCGCGACGCTCCCGGCGGCGCAACCCGCCCCGGTGACACCCTCCGCGCCGGTCATTGGCTGGGGCGACCAGGGCGATGGGACGTATCGCAACCCGATTCTGAAGGCGGACTATTCGGACCCGGATGTGATCCGGGTGGGCGACGACTTCTACCTGGTGGCATCGGAGTTTCACTTCATTGGTATCCAGGTCCTGCATTCGCGAGATCTCGTGAACTGGCGGATCATCGGGCAGGTGTTCCCGCGGCTGCCGATCGACCCGAAGTACGACGAGATGCGCGCGTATGCGCAGGGCACGTGGGCGCCGACGCTGCGTTTCCGCAATGGCACCTTCTACCTCTACGTCTGCACGCCGCAGGACGGACTCTTCATGTGGCACACCCGCAACCCCGCCGGCGCGTGGTCCGAGATGGTGACGGTGAAGGCGGTGGCGAACTGGGAGGATCCCTGCCCGTTCTGGGATGAGGACGGCCAGGCGTACCTGGTGCACGGTCGGAAAGGCGCGGGTCCGCTGATCATCCACAAAATGAACGCCGAGGGCACGCAGTTGCTCGACGAAGGTGTGGAGGTTTATCGCGGTCCGGTGGCGGAAGGTCCGAAGGTTTTCCGGCGCCACGGTTGGTACTACATCTCGCTGCCCGAAGGCGGCGTCGAGGTGGGCGGCCAGGTGCTGCTGCGCTCGCGGCAGCTTTACGGTCCCTATGAGAAGCGGCAGGTGCTGGTGGACGGCAGCCCGCACCAGGGCGCGCTGGTTGACCTGGAGAATGGCGAAACT from Opitutus sp. ER46 includes these protein-coding regions:
- a CDS encoding beta-galactosidase; this translates as MSKLRRLLLPAALALVLAARADVLIDATTPPAPATPLSFAVGGQSPTGETLEVNRRFFTRNGQPWFPVMGEFHFARYPEAEWEGELRKMKAGGIDVVGTYVFWNFHEERPGRFDWSGQRNLRKFVETCGRVGLQVWIRIGPWCHGEVRNGGLPDWVLAAGPVRQNAPGYLELVQRFFAQIGAQVRGQFWQDGGPIIGVQLENEYHPDRDGEAHMLRLLEIARAAGCVAPFYSATGWDKAVIPAAPFLPVFGGYTEQFWSDSLTELPPNQHFFFTTIRAEDNVGYLLEPKDRTYHERYLGYPFLTAELGGGMAVAYHRRPVMYAADSAAAALTKVGAGVTLLGYYMYHGGTNPPAAGPLHESFTGWNAYNELETKSYDYQAALGEFGQVRDTYRAMKLVHLFLHDFGVTLAPMTAYFPTERPRSLDDAITPRAALRSDGRTGFVFINNHQRNHPLRAHPDFQVRVKLAGGIVTLPQAPITLPSGVYTHWPVNLPLGAGTLRAGTAQLLCRLADPAVYVFAAQPGIPVELLLETPVGVTLEAGGARVQRVAGGVLVTEIVPGREPAVSLRDATGRTTHLLVLPLADAMNLWKLRVAGRERLLISEGALQPLADGLAVEAETVPATRVAVFPALDTAAAPVRAKTGWFTEYAPSVTPRADVLATVRQERAAGEVPPVRLNPDPKRPVALQPTDDDFARAAVWRLELPAALQAGDAPALLRIRYRGDVARVYAGDRLLTDNFYKGTPFEIGLWRLTPEERKAGLTLKVLPLRRDAPVYIPREARPTYDAHDQAVSLDAVEIVWRHEATLR
- a CDS encoding TonB-dependent receptor, with the translated sequence MKNTLHRTVRCHCIILTGLLAAFGANALSAQAAPPGAATRVPAASDDEIVTLSQFTVSGSTADRYRAADAISAVRVRAPLLDTPSSISVVTRDMIDDLAPSRIFDAARYVSGVQDGRGMQFQDRMILRGFESNGQRTVDNFLQPADADNIDEAVVDRIEVAKGPNAILSPSGAPGGAINVITKSPLYRQKRSVTGLIGLYDAQKVSLDATGPFAPGSAFAYRVIGSLQDSRRYWDEEARLRGKVLAPMFAWRLSDRTQLQVKLIAAEHWIFREPLLIIDPSVTAATDDPGLAPGISKRGLNGIQPWSHVGTHTADLFTQLTTSVNQNISLRFAANGRYYFEDSEQEFLSTPSLTNRYNPYTGELTQNQTWALDAATNKYVPTYSAFFNPNAIPVRADAQWSRRKTANAQADIVGSYTFPFFSTQTVAGVAYSRQTGYTHGKNGTLPAIDLAHPDARYNPVYGSALNTFNKSSFTNWQLYVNERVGLFKDRLFLTAGVLRFNTKTTGQNALTNSAPSVLDDGKNMSSVGALVKVLPNVSVYYSHSSNSSPTIANNLPLWRDGKQDEYGFKSEFLNQRLSFNGAYFEITQTNVTIPNPDHQTDPAAPEQLIADYGNEGFEFELIGSLTPHLSAVATYSHLRMRDSLGRNVRGVADNLAALLLNYRYTDGGLKGLALSAGVNCTGKRAGDTPVNFTAANVVGQTSFYLKPMYAITLGASYRWHEKYFFRLTIDNPFDDKGYISVAGGRVSGTGITTAPGTNVKFSTTFEF
- a CDS encoding glycoside hydrolase 43 family protein, with protein sequence MKSKLPLLLLGLLSCATLPAAQPAPVTPSAPVIGWGDQGDGTYRNPILKADYSDPDVIRVGDDFYLVASEFHFIGIQVLHSRDLVNWRIIGQVFPRLPIDPKYDEMRAYAQGTWAPTLRFRNGTFYLYVCTPQDGLFMWHTRNPAGAWSEMVTVKAVANWEDPCPFWDEDGQAYLVHGRKGAGPLIIHKMNAEGTQLLDEGVEVYRGPVAEGPKVFRRHGWYYISLPEGGVEVGGQVLLRSRQLYGPYEKRQVLVDGSPHQGALVDLENGETWFVAFKSTGHLGRVTHLLPVRWGEDDWPVFGDAGRTVAQAKKPTLPGGPILRPQTDDEFSTPVLGPQWQWNHNPDPAAWSLVERPGWLRLRGLPAPELKLARNTLTQKLWGDAGTFEARLDVTHLAEGQKAGVAFMSGNVFGPIGVMRVGGRLVIEVEGAKGPELKQSTVWLRGTYVGDVGRLAYSLDGSTWTELGAPVTLKFGQWKGARVTLYCYGAGDGHADIGEVRYRYQ
- a CDS encoding FecR domain-containing protein, encoding MRAPDAEAARIRQQAAAWLTRRDAGWTADEAAEFAAWRAVDARHDEAARQVELSQHLLQRLPEAPGAAAMLAELEQMQSARPRKRRAPLWPFIAFAAAACLAVIVWRAWPSSAISAPLVYAAEGEPRTVALSDGSTVYLQGGGTVEVDLAPGERHVQLRRGEAHFAVAKDAARPFVVAAGPVAVRAVGTAFGVRRELARVAVLVTEGRVEVTRATPVGVATFPALLLGAGEATTIRTDRGPGEAPVVQTAAIARAQEGAWHAPRLEFNQTPLAEVIAHFNHFSDVQIELADPALASRPVGGTFDADQAQTFVTLLEAAGDIQVERMDARRIILRKAR
- a CDS encoding TonB-dependent receptor plug domain-containing protein: MRSPLGHVWPRWLRLTLVLLAVPGSALASSKSRAFHVPAGDAVQTLAEFARQSGEQLVYLVDNVQGERTVRIDGTYRVADALQRMLASTRLTVHRDGSSGAMIVVRRADLPVKVAPPAPPPMATGPPGPEIVRLPEFTVSSTPVDRYRASDAVSAVRVRANLLDTPSSISVMTRDVIDDLAPTRLFDVTRFIAGIEEGRGTQFADRQIIRGFESNGRTVDNFFQSGADNFDEATIDRIEVSKGPNAILAPAGVPGGSINVITKSPQFTRRRTITALAGEFDAQKLTADLTGPFGRNGALAYRLIAAAQDSRRYWADDARLRGKVLAPMLTWQATPHTQFTVKLIAAEHWVFREPGLILDPSVGEATGTPTLAPGFSYRSRNGMQPWSHVGTRTADVFALLTSSLGDHMAVRVAANARYYHEDSMQEFFATPSLKNRYNPYTGELTQDQTWALDGNGTTYVATLAPLFDPTAIPVRADNQQTVTTTTNLHADLAARHQFGGVSTQTVTGLAVSHYDNVGELRTGTLPPIDLTRPGARANATWADAFYGDQHSKLNSLDLYANQRLSFAHERVQLTGGVLRYQVFHQSEERSGTPPAVSVLDDSRLLWLASVLVKPAPSLSLYYTHSTNSTPVIANDLPLWRDGVQDEFGAKAEFFKERLSLTLARFSIRQTRVVVPNPDHQTDLSAPWQLISDLRDHGFEVELTGGLTTNLSVIATYTQLHLRDSLGRRVRAVADRNSALLLNYRFQLNPHLRWSVFGGATYAGERPGDTPTVDFTPLGVPTRHSFMIPAYVTTNAGLSCRHGNWLLRLTIDNFLDERNRLRPAGGRVSGTGLSTAPGRNLRLSTSVDF
- a CDS encoding glycoside hydrolase family 28 protein; this encodes MLPRVLLRLLPWLAFALAPVLAAPVEATFNVRAFGATGDGRTLDSPAINRAIEAAAQAGGGTVVFPAGEYLSYSIRLRSHVGLHLGPGATILAADPPAPGTEGGYDAPEPNASTQCQDFGHSHWHNSLIWGEDLEGVTITGPGRIYGRGLSRGNGRISRPVGTRYPPTGGALPDVLAADGPVEFPPRPDLKPGPFGYPSARDNLPAGVGNKAIALKNCRNVVLRDFTILHGGHFGILATGVDNLTIDNLLIDTNRDGMDIDSCSNVRIANCSVNSPWDDGICLKASYALNRNRPTENVTITNCFVSGYDEGTLLDGTRQRLDAHRGGPIGRIKLGTEASGGFRAITISNCVFECCRGLALEQVDGGEMADITVTNLVMRDLVNAPVFIRLGGRLRGPDVKQPGTARRIIISNVVAHNVAPDHGLFIAGVPGHRVEDVSLSNIHITYRGGGTAEQARRDVPELERGYPEPELFGVLPSWGLFARHVANFTLRDVKFELLQPDARPAARLDDVVGARFVRVELPAGGPTAPWAIVNSAALRVQETTGLADGSLATKP
- a CDS encoding RNA polymerase sigma factor: MPPTDADQSQWFTVEVQPHEAALRSYLQARFPALRDFDDVVQETYRRVLHEHAAGRLRHARAFMFTAARNVALDLFRRRAQENGTPIPQASGLDVVEERPDAAQELSQRQELQILADAIAALPDRCRHVIMLRYLKSCSYQEIADTLGVSTETVKTHMAKGVQRCAEYFEARGILHERARLHLKLD